A region of the Candidatus Poribacteria bacterium genome:
TCACGCCGCCGCCCCCCGCGTTGGCCGAGCAGGAGGCCCACAGGTTTGCCACCGCGCCTCCCTTGAACTTGAGGTTCACCACTGAGGCGTCCTCTATGGAGTAATTCTCCGGAGCACCTTTATTAAGCCCTTTGGCCGCAAAGGCATGAACCTCCACAACTTCACCGCAGAGGAACCTGGTCAGGTCAACGGTGTGGGTCACCTGTTCATGGAACTGACCGCCGCTTTTATCCTTGATTATCCACCAGCTCCATATTCCTCCGCCTGGACCGGCCTTGGGCGTTCCGCCGATCCATCCTCCCAGAACCAGTATCGGCGGATCGTCCCTCAGGAGGGACCTAACGGTTTGAATCCCCTTCCTGTATCGGTTCATATATCCGACGCTGGTCATCAGTCCCTTCTCTTTGACCGCTGCCAGGATCTCCTGGGCCTGGTTCAGGTATAGGTTGATCGGTTTTTCGACGAAGAAGGGGATTCCGGCCTCGATGGCGTAAAGCTCCGAGCCGTGAGCGAAGGGCGGGAGACAGAAATAGGCACCGTCCAACTCGATATCTTTGAACATCACCTCGGCATCGGTGTAAACCCTGGCGCCTTTGACACCATACTTCTGAGCCATATCTTTCGCCTTTGTCTCGTTGATATCGCAGAAACCGAGGATCTCGGCATCGGGATGTTTAGCTATCCCCTTCATATGGGACTCGGCTATCCCACCACAACCGACGAATCCGAGCCTGACCTTTCCCATAATACACCTCTTTTCCCCTGTTTTTAAGCGCAAACGCTCTTAAGTATCACGCATCAAGGATGATATGTCAAGGGTGGAGGCGGGGCATTCCACTCTGAATACCCCGCCCTTACCGAGGGATGAAATATCAGCGCGTCAGAGATGAGCTTTTAAGCTTACCCCATCTCGAAACTCGGTCTATCTTTTGATAAATCCCCACATGGTAGCCAGCTTCCCGGCCGGCTCCACAGGGAAAACCCCTTTCGGCCTGGCCCCTTTTGCCAACTGGGCGATCTCATCGTCCGAAAGGGCCCTGCTCCACAGATATACCTCGTCGATCATACCGTTGTAGTAGTGATCGTTGCCGACTGTGCCGCCGACCGCCCTACCCACGCCCATCTCTATAGGGAAGTCGGGGCAGGTTCGGTAGGGAGCCGCTATAGCATGAGGATTGCCCTGCCCGCTGGGCGGTATCTCTACTTTGCCGTCTTCGCCCGCTATATGTCCCACCGCCTGTTTGCCGTCGGCCGTTAAGCATACGAAGTACCATTTTCCCGATTCCATGATGTTGTCAGTGTGGAACCATCCTTCGGTTCCCGGAATACAGACGCCCCAGGTCAATCCATTGGAACCATGAGTGGCGATGCGGAAGGCATAGTTGTTCGTCCAACCTATCTTCTCGCCCTTGAAGATGACAGCGGCGTGATCGACGAACTGATTGACTTTGATCCACGCCGAGACGGTCAGGCCGTTCGCTATCGCCTCCAGACTTTTATCGTGTGGGACCTGAACGAAACCGTCCTTACCGTTGAAGCTGAGTGCCTTGCCGAACTTGCCATTTGTCACTTCAACCCCGCCGTTGATCTTACCGTCGTTATTTCCGACGGAATCCTTCGCTGTGCCGTCGTCGAACGTCCAGGCCGAGATCAATCCGTCGGCCAGATCGGCATATGCGTAGACAGCACCGATAAGCAAGCAAAACAAAATAAGAATAGCTTTCATCAGCATTTACACCTCCTGTAAATTGGAAAAGGGGCGCGAAGTCCTGCACCCCTATGGCCTCTCAAGCTTTATTTTTTGATAGCTCCCCAGGTGGTGGTGAGCTTGGCGGAGGGATTAACGGCAGCAGGACGGGTCGTCATCAGTTGTTTGATCTCATCAGCGCTGAGCGCCCGATTGTAAACGACAACCTCGTCGATGATACCGTCGAAGAAGGTGAGCGTGTTGATATCGCCGCCGCGACCCTGCGCGTAGCCTATCCTAACCGGCTCGCCTTTCCACACATCATAGGGCGCCGATGGACGGTGTCTGTCGCCGCCGGTCACATCATCATCCGTTAAGGCCTCGCCGTTTATGTAGACCGTTCCCTCCGTTCCATCCTCCACCAGTGCGACGTGATACCACTTCTCAAGCCCATCTGCAAAGCAGTTGCCGGTGGCGAACCATCCCTCCGTTCCACCGCCGCAGGAACCCCAGGTCAGCCCCTGAGGCTCGGCGGTGGCGACACGCCAGTTATAGACGTCAGCTCCCCAACCTATCTTCTGCCCTTTCCAGCAAATGCCGCAGTGATCCTGGTTGATCTTGGGATCGACGAC
Encoded here:
- a CDS encoding Gfo/Idh/MocA family oxidoreductase; translation: MGKVRLGFVGCGGIAESHMKGIAKHPDAEILGFCDINETKAKDMAQKYGVKGARVYTDAEVMFKDIELDGAYFCLPPFAHGSELYAIEAGIPFFVEKPINLYLNQAQEILAAVKEKGLMTSVGYMNRYRKGIQTVRSLLRDDPPILVLGGWIGGTPKAGPGGGIWSWWIIKDKSGGQFHEQVTHTVDLTRFLCGEVVEVHAFAAKGLNKGAPENYSIEDASVVNLKFKGGAVANLWASCSANAGGGGVTLSIYANSTTALFTGWEHSLRLLRQGEEEQRFPGEPNIFEIEDDAFIRAIKDGDSSPIMCDYEDGLGTLKVTLAANESMSTGKPVHIG
- a CDS encoding LamG domain-containing protein, producing MKAILILFCLLIGAVYAYADLADGLISAWTFDDGTAKDSVGNNDGKINGGVEVTNGKFGKALSFNGKDGFVQVPHDKSLEAIANGLTVSAWIKVNQFVDHAAVIFKGEKIGWTNNYAFRIATHGSNGLTWGVCIPGTEGWFHTDNIMESGKWYFVCLTADGKQAVGHIAGEDGKVEIPPSGQGNPHAIAAPYRTCPDFPIEMGVGRAVGGTVGNDHYYNGMIDEVYLWSRALSDDEIAQLAKGARPKGVFPVEPAGKLATMWGFIKR
- a CDS encoding LamG domain-containing protein, with product MKVSLISVLAVVGAMICAAAYADLTDGLVGYWSFDDGTAKDNSGMGNHGQISHGSPKVVDGQVGKALDFNGDDGIDIPDDPSLQLSKALTVAAWVYPRSVVDPKINQDHCGICWKGQKIGWGADVYNWRVATAEPQGLTWGSCGGGTEGWFATGNCFADGLEKWYHVALVEDGTEGTVYINGEALTDDDVTGGDRHRPSAPYDVWKGEPVRIGYAQGRGGDINTLTFFDGIIDEVVVYNRALSADEIKQLMTTRPAAVNPSAKLTTTWGAIKK